The sequence GTTTATGTGTTCCTCCATGAATGAAGGCATGTATTAACTCCTATCGAGCAACATCAACCTTTTGTGAAGGTTTTAAGGGAAGAAGTTCATAGAAAAGGTACCATTTGTTGATTCAAGCATTTCCTTAAGGTTTTCAACCTCTACCCTACCAAGGATAAGCTCTCTCACATCATATCATAGCTAtagtggaggttaattcctacTTGGGCTttgacttaaacaagcccctataGAACACAATGTTTTTctctattttctatgtgtaggCTACAAATCTATCTGTTGAGAGTTACGGAGTTAAAGAGTGCATCCTGAGACCTATAGTTCCAGATTTTAAACAAGTGAAAAGTCATGGACTAAGTCAATTAGttcactcatttgacaatttttgtttgaatttgaaaaGAGTGATTTGAGGAGCATTTTGATCAAGGATCCAAATTCTAAAGTTGAAAGACACCTATCAGGACTAAGGCACCTAACACATTGGTCTAGCATTTTTAGGCTTAGATTTCAGCAACAAGTTCCTTTATGTGTCTTATTTCCATATTTGTACTTCTAtgttttttgatgtgtttttgtctCTTTATGTTGAATATTGTCAATTTCCTAGCattttacctagttcttgcatcatttcttatcaTTAGatcatatccaatcatatcaatCAAAAAAGCTAAAATCACCCACAATTCCTAACTCTCATAAGGGTTTGAAGTTGGGCCTAATTGGTTATTCTCCAATgactgtatgaatttgaaatgatcACTAATTTGCATGTTCAAGCTAGTGAACTAATTTCACCTACCTTTCACTTCTTAAGGGGAGGAATGGTGTTTGTTGGGCTTGTATCATCTTCAACAAATTTAGTGTTGAGCATCTAACATCACAAGAGATTCTATATTAGGGGTTTTGCATGGTCTCTCTTCTCATATGGGATGGATTTcttcctcacatgggattttgtACTTCTCATCTTTTACCCTCATTTAGGAGGGAGTTTTTTCCCACAGCCTTTATGGGCACTCATTAGGCTTTGATGCCAAGACCCACTTTTCTCCTCACCTAAGCTAGGTTTAAGGAAGTCTGTTAGTGTGTTAGTCCTACTTAGGTGGCTTGCTTATTTGGCATGGTATGTAGGGTAGTTGGTACAATGCTTTTCCTATACATGTACCTCCTCCTTACACATTTTCCATCTCACCCAATACATAATCTTCTCTCATTTGTTGTTTCCACTTGCCTAGTATTCTTGGCTACGTCTCACATCTACAACATATGTACAATTGAAGCTTGTTATCTTGGATAGCATGTCCCTTGGTGTCATATTGACAACTCTCTAAAAGCATTTCCTGCCAATTCAAAAAGTACATAGATTGCTAGATCATTTTGTAGTTTTAAGATAGATCGTTCTCCATAGAAAGGATCTAGACCCACACACCTAATAGATCAAGAAGCTAAAAGCACATAGATTGCTAAATCATTTTGTAGTTTAAAGATAGATCCTTCTCCATAGAAAGGATCTTTTAAGAACAAAATAACATACTAGAATAgacaaatcatttccaaacacatTGATTTCAACATCTATAATGAATTTACTTATTATCTTCATATCTAAATCCAAACACATTTAATCATTAATTCttaaatttatttttcataaattaaaaatttaacatTCTTATTTTCTAACATATATACTcacaatttattaaataaattactattaATAAGATCAGGGAAAGTAGCGTGTGCATGCAGTACCCTTTGGCCAATATGACGGCAAGCAAAACATTCTATTGCCAATAAAAGACGTTGCAAAATAACGGGATTTAGAGTGATTGAATTGAATATCTGATCATAAATTGATGGTGGAGCATCCCGGCAAATTAGCAGGTTCAACAAATGTGTGCAATGAGCGATATAGCTTCATAAATTCATTCGTTTGCAATCACTTAATTTACATCTTAAAATAAGGAACTACCCAACAACACAATTGACAGATGAATCTCTTCACTCATTTTTCTATCAGAGAAGTGCAACAAACTGAGGCATCAAAATTGCTTCTGAAAGAGCTTTACAGTCTGTAAGAGCTTTATAGGCACTCGTTTATCAAAGAAttcatattctaaattaaaataaGCACGCACTTATGGTAGGCTTCTAATACCTAAAAGAAACAGCTTTGAATGTGGCGTTGAGCTGCAAGGAAGGATAAGGTTTTCATTAGCTTGACGCTCCATCCTTAACTGTATCATCTTAACACCCAGAAAATCCCATTACATCAATTTTGATTATGTTGAAAATACACAATCTTAAGTCATGGTATGCGTCTTTTATATTGAATGTGATTTTGAGCAGCAAGAATAAGACTATCATTACCTTGAGCTCAATCACCCATTATAAATTTAAGTCCACTCCGCTTTTAAGTTACATGTTCGAGGAGGATGCATAGTGGCAAGCATGTAAATTAGATTATGTTTCAATATGATTTCAGAAATCCATGTCTATATCCAGAATGAGATTTCTCTTTGTTATTTTATGAAATTGGAATAGTTGATACACAGCTTTTGATTTTCGGAATGGTGAAAAGACGAGTAgattttgtttggtttgcattttgtAATTGATAATGATGCTTAAACCATATGGAAGAGTGAATAacaaataattacatcataatctACCTATCCAATTTCTCACAAAAATACAACAAAGATCCATCGAATTCACATCAGAAAGAATACAGTGAAGTTTAGCAGAAATTACGTTGCCTGCTCTATTGCAATGAGATTTTGCTCTGATCAGTCTCCCTCTTGGCCATGGAAACTTGAAACAACTGGAAAATCAATTGTTCACTGAGAACTCGAATGATGTCGGCTCTCAGAAGTCTCCCAAATCTCTGCAATTTCCTCGGCTGTGAGAATCAATGAGTTCAATTCCTTCAAGTTGGATGGAGTGGATCGACTTATTCTTGAACTCAAAAGAAGATTCAGAGGATGGCAATGCTGAAACACTATGGATGGCAATCTTTTTCATTTCTCTGCATTTTCTAAGAAGTACAGTATTTCGGCTGGAGACAAGGTTACATGTTGATGCTGCTGTTCCTCTGACTTGGTGTCATTGCTCGGAAGAAGTGTTGAAGTTTCCCCTGGAACAAGCTTCTGGAGATTTATCAGTTAGCAAGCATACAAAAAGGTTACACTTACACTGAAACATTAACTTATACAggttttcaaataaaatttaaaaactttGAGAAAAATGAATGTAAAAGAAATTTCTACTTCTTTGCAAGGTTTGCTCTGGCTACAACTGCAGGCAtctgaaaaaaattaaaaacacgGGTCATTTACAATTATTTGTGAAATATCACAGTTTCTGAAAGAGTTCTGGACAATGGACGACATATATTGTTCATGAAATAGAAAGAACTCTTGTAAGGAAGTGGAAGTGTCAGCAAGCAATGAAACAAGAAAAAAGCTCCTGGGAATGATTGTGTGCACAAGCTTTAGATCCACCGTTTGGGATCATACCACTTGATCCATCAGTTTATATACCAGAAGCCTTTTCTGATGTTATACAAAGCCTTTTTTTATGTTATGCACTATGAAAGCCTAAGAACTTTGATTAGCTAATGTGAAAGACAATTGTCAAAATAAGGAAGATCCGGCATTTAGTAGTTTGCTCAAGATGCTTCAGATAAACACAAGAGTAATCTAGCATGCAGTATCCTTCAAGCATTTAGTAGTTTGACTAAGAAGCTTCAGCAATACCAAAGAGCTATTCGATATGCATTTTGCTTCAGAAGGAAAAAATACTCCAGAGTTTTCAATTACGTGACACACTTTTCAAGTAATTTTACGATAAATAGAGGAAATGAAATTACAAGCATTTCTAAGCCTCTTTAAGCAATTTTGGAAGCACTCCAAACAAGATGAATAAACTTTAATTTCAAAGCTTCTTTGAGCAATTAGGCCTTTGAAGATTAAAAAACTAGCCCCATTAAGCGTGAAATAGAAAGTTCAGTTTGATTCAAACCGTTTTTATCGTATCCTCGTGGAAAGTGGACAAAGATTATTCTGTACAGAACTGTAAAATGACTAGTAACAATTTCAGAATTCAATGGAAGGCTGCAAAATAATCTCCCTATTTAGAATTTGAACAAACTAAGAGCGCTTAAACTAGAATAGCACTGGCAGgggaagtgtttagggtttagggtcagAGCTGTAAAACAATTCTTGCTGACGAGAAATGAATTTTTCTAAATTACCTAGTCGTGAAAGATGGAGTATGAAAATGGACGCTATTCAGGTTCATTCCCAAAATTGATACTACGTAATGGTACACCAAATTCATCAGGATTCAAGCATATTGGCAGTTTTATTAAGACCTTAAACCCTCAAGTTTGGTGCGAAAATGACTTCAGACCCTCAACCTTCTCTCTGCTATCAGGCAGAGGCGTTTCAAACATCCTAAAGGAAACTATAAGGAAACTATAAGCTAGTAAGGCTGACTTTTGAAGACACAAAAGGACAGAAAAATTATGCTGAACATGAATTATTGTTCACTTTGAAGTAACTTTAAAATGAGAATGCAGTAAACGAAATGTTACCGAGATCAGAAGCTGGTCGTGAACCAGTTTTGAAATCAATGTCAGCATTATAATTTGGATGATTTTGCTTCGGCACTTCCGAAAATGTCCTTCCATTTTGCAAATTACTTGCTCTTTTGTTGTAGTGGAAATCCTTTTTCCCCAAAGTTATCACAGGCAACAAGTTTGAGCGGCTGGAACTTTCTTCGCTTTTCTTGATACCCAAATGAGGGTTCAAAAGCACGTCTTCAGGAGATATATTGAAGTACCTTGCACTGCTCTGCCTCAAAGAGCTTGAACTCTTTGAATCGTCATCCTTTTCTTCAGTTTTTGCAGCAGTTTTAGCCGAAGCTTCGAAGGATGTTAAATCATCTTCTTCGGAGGAAAAGTATCGGTGCGTTTTTGCTGCTGATAATCTGCTTAGGGTTTGCGAATTGCTTCCGGCAGATTCTTCTTGACCTTGCTCTGTCCAGTCCGCATTTGAGTTGCGTGCAGACATATTTCTGTGAAAATCCCTCAACATTTCACTCTTTTCAGTCTCCTCATAGCTTGCTAGAAATCTTGCAGATTTCCCGTGTTCGAAGGAGACGTTAGACACCAAGCTTTTCATTGAAGAGTTGGAGTTTACAGAAGAATTTAGATCAGCAACGGCTTCCAGAATTGAGTGAGCTTTTGACACTGAAGCTGGAAGTGCAAAGCTTTTTAGCTCTGTTTCCCCTGAGGCTTCGAAGAGCGTCTGGTTGTCTAGCAGGAATTGATCCCGCGATCTCCTCGCAGATCTTGAGCGTGAGATTTGCGCCAAAACTTCGTCGACGTCAACGGCCCCGTTAGTTTGATCGTCTGCATAAACCTCAAGCACTTCCTTTTCTCCATTCCGTTTGTGGCTACTGGATTTTGCAGCTACAGCTTCTTCATGCGAAGACTTAGCTTGGTGTGCTGTTTTTAAAGTCGGGGCTCCTCTGCAAGAAAGCAGCTGATCACGTATAGAGCTCGAATTTCCATTAATCTCCTTTAAAGCCACTCTTCTCTCTTTTTTACCAGGGACATTTTCATCCTGCAAATGGAGAAACAAAaagctttccttttcagttttaaaAAGACAGCTTTTTCATACAAAAACAAGCCTGCCTCCGTAATAGTTGATTCTCATTTAAATGCTGCAAATGAAGACAGAACAAGCCTGCTTTAACACTTTCCCTGAAAAAAGCTTTCATATATCCTTTGCAATCAGAGTTAATCATCTTCGCAAAGAACAGAGAATTTCTCCTCCATAACCATCGCTTTAATTTAAAAAAGAACTAATAAGAAGCTATTTCAAAATTATCGAACTTTTTAATCCATCAGAGCGATACAAGAAACTCTTACATTATAACTATTACCTTAGGTTTTTCCACCCTTCCATTTAAACAAATCGAGCTTTCGGTTTTCTTTGAAAATAAGATGATAATTTTATAAAACTACACAGAGTTCCACCTTAACGAGCTCATTTAATGTATACCCTGCAAATTAGATCATATGCTTTCATTACCTATCTCTCCCTAGGACAGATCAAAGTTAGCAGTTTCCTTTGTTCAAAAGATAAAAACGTGTTCCTACCATTGACAAATAAGAAGCTTTTTTAACGCTTCCTTTTGAAAACGATCGTGCCttcaattttctttgaaaattaaaaaaataaagagagTCTCAAGATCTGAAAATAAGGAAAGAAAAACCCTGCCTTCACATTTTACTACTCTTCCATTCAGAAATTAAGTCCTCAAATGATAAATTTTCTCTCTTGCAAACACAGGAATTTGTATTAAATATGTAAATGAAGACTGAacaagaaaatcctccaaagacAAATTTGTATTAAATCTGTAAATGAAGACTGAACAAGCTTTCCTTTCCATTTTCCCGCCATGCTatatttccaaaaaataaaaaCAGTAAAGTTCCAGTTTTCCTTAAATCTGCCATTTATCCTCACAAAAAGATGAAGCATTCTAAAGAAACAAAAGGCTCATTATTTTCAGGGTCATTTTGCACCTGTGTAGTAGCAGAAGAAACAATTTTGCCGGATTCTTCATCATTTTGCATCGGCTCTTCAGGATTCCGTCGGAAAGGGCTCTGCTCTGCTTTTCTGGAGGAGCTCCGGCTGAGCGACTGAGGAAGTCCTAAAGCGCCGTCGATCCTAGGCGCCGGGGATCGAGACCGCGACGTCGTTGTCGGTGCGCTACAATTCCCAATCTCGCCTGAATTCGAACCTCTCTTCGCAGGTCGTTTCGAAACCCCTGCGCCTGCCGTGTTTCGAACCCGGGACCTTTCGGTCGAGTTTTCTGACCGCCTTCCAGGAGATGGCTCCGGCCGCCGGCCGGGCGACGGGCTGACGCGTCGCCCCGTTAGACGTTTGCTGGAGCCGTCAAGACTCGTCGATCGCGGTGTCAGCTCTCTGCTTGCTGACCGCCTGTGTGATGGCCTTGCGCGAGTTTTCTCCTCTACTTCATCTTCAGCCTGACGCTTCGATCCTGAGTATTGACGGGCGACATTGTTGCTGTTGTCATTTGATGCTTTCCCTGATGAGCTTCTGCTGAGCCTCCCGCACTGGATAAGAATGGCGTCAACGTCTTCCTTCGCGCTTGATGTCCTTGCCAGTCCATCTGAAGGCTGAGACGCTTCTTCTTTCTTGAAAGAGCCTTTCTTTTTCAAACTGTTTGAGCGCTCAGGCTTCTTCTTAGTTGCAGAAGCATCTTTCAACGGATCTACTACTGACGGCTTCTCGGCTATCTCAACTTCTTCAGCAGTAGGCTTCTTGACAGTGGATGTGTCTGTGACAATTTCTTTGACGGCCTCCACATCGTCTGCAACAGGCTTTTCTTCCTCCGAAGGCTTAGAAACAGGCGAGGGTGTTAACGA is a genomic window of Cryptomeria japonica chromosome 7, Sugi_1.0, whole genome shotgun sequence containing:
- the LOC131055608 gene encoding uncharacterized protein At1g65710 isoform X1; the encoded protein is MGSCISKKGAKKKQREHDSTEPTKDCKASLTPSPVSKPSEEEKPVADDVEAVKEIVTDTSTVKKPTAEEVEIAEKPSVVDPLKDASATKKKPERSNSLKKKGSFKKEEASQPSDGLARTSSAKEDVDAILIQCGRLSRSSSGKASNDNSNNVARQYSGSKRQAEDEVEEKTRARPSHRRSASRELTPRSTSLDGSSKRLTGRRVSPSPGRRPEPSPGRRSENSTERSRVRNTAGAGVSKRPAKRGSNSGEIGNCSAPTTTSRSRSPAPRIDGALGLPQSLSRSSSRKAEQSPFRRNPEEPMQNDEESGKIVSSATTQDENVPGKKERRVALKEINGNSSSIRDQLLSCRGAPTLKTAHQAKSSHEEAVAAKSSSHKRNGEKEVLEVYADDQTNGAVDVDEVLAQISRSRSARRSRDQFLLDNQTLFEASGETELKSFALPASVSKAHSILEAVADLNSSVNSNSSMKSLVSNVSFEHGKSARFLASYEETEKSEMLRDFHRNMSARNSNADWTEQGQEESAGSNSQTLSRLSAAKTHRYFSSEEDDLTSFEASAKTAAKTEEKDDDSKSSSSLRQSSARYFNISPEDVLLNPHLGIKKSEESSSRSNLLPVITLGKKDFHYNKRASNLQNGRTFSEVPKQNHPNYNADIDFKTGSRPASDLGETSTLLPSNDTKSEEQQHQHVTLSPAEILYFLENAEK
- the LOC131055608 gene encoding uncharacterized protein At1g65710 isoform X3; this translates as MGSCISKKGAKKKQREHDSTEPTKDCKASLTPSPVSKPSEEEKPVADDVEAVKEIVTDTSTVKKPTAEEVEIAEKPSVVDPLKDASATKKKPERSNSLKKKGSFKKEEASQPSDGLARTSSAKEDVDAILIQCGRLSRSSSGKASNDNSNNVARQYSGSKRQAEDEVEEKTRARPSHRRSASRELTPRSTSLDGSSKRLTGRRVSPSPGRRPEPSPGRRSENSTERSRVRNTAGAGVSKRPAKRGSNSGEIGNCSAPTTTSRSRSPAPRIDGALGLPQSLSRSSSRKAEQSPFRRNPEEPMQNDEESGKIVSSATTQDENVPGKKERRVALKEINGNSSSIRDQLLSCRGAPTLKTAHQAKSSHEEAVAAKSSSHKRNGEKEVLEVYADDQTNGAVDVDEVLAQISRSRSARRSRDQFLLDNQTLFEASGETELKSFALPASVSKAHSILEAVADLNSSVNSNSSMKSLVSNVSFEHGKSARFLASYEETEKSEMLRDFHRNMSARNSNADWTEQGQEESAGSNSQTLSRLSAAKTHRYFSSEEDDLTSFEASAKTAAKTEEKDDDSKSSSSLRQSSARYFNISPEDVLLNPHLGIKKSEESSSRSNLLPVITLGKKDFHYNKRASNLQNGRTFSEVPKQNHPNYNADIDFKTGSRPASDLACSRGNFNTSSEQ
- the LOC131055608 gene encoding uncharacterized protein At1g65710 isoform X2, with the protein product MGSCISKKGAKKKQREHDSTEPTKDCKASLTPSPVSKPSEEEKPVADDVEAVKEIVTDTSTVKKPTAEEVEIAEKPSVVDPLKDASATKKKPERSNSLKKKGSFKKEEASQPSDGLARTSSAKEDVDAILIQCGRLSRSSSGKASNDNSNNVARQYSGSKRQAEDEVEEKTRARPSHRRSASRELTPRSTSLDGSSKRLTGRRVSPSPGRRPEPSPGRRSENSTERSRVRNTAGAGVSKRPAKRGSNSGEIGNCSAPTTTSRSRSPAPRIDGALGLPQSLSRSSSRKAEQSPFRRNPEEPMQNDEESGKIVSSATTQDENVPGKKERRVALKEINGNSSSIRDQLLSCRGAPTLKTAHQAKSSHEEAVAAKSSSHKRNGEKEVLEVYADDQTNGAVDVDEVLAQISRSRSARRSRDQFLLDNQTLFEASGETELKSFALPASVSKAHSILEAVADLNSSVNSNSSMKSLVSNVSFEHGKSARFLASYEETEKSEMLRDFHRNMSARNSNADWTEQGQEESAGSNSQTLSRLSAAKTHRYFSSEEDDLTSFEASAKTAAKTEEKDDDSKSSSSLRQSSARYFNISPEDVLLNPHLGIKKSEESSSRSNLLPVITLGKKDFHYNKRASNLQNGRTFSEVPKQNHPNYNADIDFKTGSRPASDLEACSRGNFNTSSEQ